The sequence TTGACCGCCATGACGTCCCCCGCCTTCTATTTGATGCCGTAGAGCAGAGCGTTTACGATGGTCGAGGCGACTGGCGAGCCGCCCTTGCGTCCCATCGCCGCTATGTATGGAACGTTTGTTTTGATGAGGCGTTCCTTTGATTCGACGACGTTGACGAAGCCTACCGGCACGCCGATGACGAGCGCCGGCGCGCATTCTCCGCTGTCGATCAGTTCGCAGAGGCGTATGAGCGCGGTGGGCGCGTTGCCTATTGCAAATATTGCGCCCGGCGTGGCGCGCGCCGCCTTTTCCATGCTGACGACGGCGCGCGTGACGCCGCGGCGCTCCGCCTCTTCGCGAACGTCGTCCTCCGCCATGCGGCAGACGACGCTTACGCCAAAGCGCGCGCAGGCCGCCTTGTTTATGCCGGCCGCCGCCATGTTCGTGTCCGTCACGATCGCGGCCCCGGCCGCAAGCGCCTCGCGCGCCAGATTCACCGCCTCTTTTGAAAAACGCATAGCCTCTTCAAACTCAAAGTCCGCCGTCGTGTGGATGACTCGCTTTACGACGGGCAGCTCCTCCGGCGCGCCGCACCACGGGCGCATCTCGGAGCCGATTATTTCCATGCTTTTTGCCTCTATCTCGTTTGGCTTCATTTAGAAAGACCTCTTTTTTAGCGAATTTTGTAATACATCTTCTATATAAATAACGGAAGCGCGGCTATGACAAGCGAAAAAAGCGCAAAACCAGCGGTCGTTATAAAATTCCAAAAGAGCAGATCCCTTGCCATCGCCTTGCTGAAAAGGCCGAAATAGTAACCAGCGTTTGAGCGAAAGAGCCTCGTCACTATGCCGAAGCTGTTTCCCAGAAGCAGCGCGAAGACCGCCTGCGCCACGTTCAGGTCGCCCGCCGCGAGGCTGCCGCCGGCAAGCGCAAGCGCCGCTGAGACGTGGGCGATGGAGGCTGCGGCAAC comes from Cloacibacillus sp. and encodes:
- a CDS encoding precorrin-8X methylmutase encodes the protein MKPNEIEAKSMEIIGSEMRPWCGAPEELPVVKRVIHTTADFEFEEAMRFSKEAVNLAREALAAGAAIVTDTNMAAAGINKAACARFGVSVVCRMAEDDVREEAERRGVTRAVVSMEKAARATPGAIFAIGNAPTALIRLCELIDSGECAPALVIGVPVGFVNVVESKERLIKTNVPYIAAMGRKGGSPVASTIVNALLYGIK